In Gymnogyps californianus isolate 813 chromosome 1, ASM1813914v2, whole genome shotgun sequence, the following are encoded in one genomic region:
- the PHLDA1 gene encoding pleckstrin homology-like domain family A member 1 encodes MLESGCKAVKEGVLEKRSDGLLQLWKKKRCILTEEGLLLIPPKQQPPPPQQQPPPPPPLPAEPAAKIKELHFSNMKTVDCVERKGKYVYFTVVMAEGKEIDFRCAQEQGWNAAITLQMVQYKNRQAILAVRSTRQKQQHLAQPHGPRLRSASNSA; translated from the coding sequence ATGCTGGAGAGCGGCTGCAAGGCGGTGAAGGAGGGCgtgctggagaagaggagcGACgggctcctgcagctctggaagAAGAAGCGCTGCATCCTCACCGAGGAGGGGCTGCTCCTCATCCCCCCCaagcagcagccgccgccgccgcagcagcagccgccgccgccgccgccgctgccggccgAGCCGGCGGCCAAGATCAAGGAGCTGCACTTCTCCAACATGAAGACGGTGGACTGCGTGGAGCGGAAGGGCAAGTACGTGTACTTCACGGTGGTGATGGCCGAGGGGAAGGAGATCGACTTTCGGTGCgcgcaggagcagggctggaacGCGGCGATCACGCTGCAGATGGTGCAGTACAAGAACCGCCAGGCCATCCTCGCCGTCCGCTCCACCcgccagaagcagcagcacctggcGCAGCCCCACGGCCCGCGCCTCCGCAGCGCATCCAACTCCGCCTAG